Proteins from one Triticum aestivum cultivar Chinese Spring chromosome 7A, IWGSC CS RefSeq v2.1, whole genome shotgun sequence genomic window:
- the LOC123149015 gene encoding 60S ribosomal protein L36a: MVNVPKTKKTYCKNKECKKHTLHKVTQYKKGKDSLSAQGKRRYDRKQSGYGGQTKPVFHKKAKTTKKIVLKLQCQSCKHYSQRAIKRCKHFEIGGDKKGKGTSLF, translated from the exons ATG GTGAACGttccgaagaccaagaagacctaCTGCAAGAACAAGGAGTGCAAGAAGCACACCCTCCACAAGGTTACCCAGTACAAGAAAGGCAAGGACAGCCTTTCTGCTCAGGGGAAGCGTCGTTATGACCGCAAGCAGTCTGGATATGGTGGCCAGACAAAGCCTGTTTTCCACAAGAAG GCCAAGACAACAAAGAAGATTGTGCTGAAGCTGCAGTGCCAGAGCTGCAAGCATTACTCACAGCGTGCCATCAAG AGGTGCAAGCACTTTGAAATCGGTGGagacaagaagggcaagggaacatcTCTCTTCTAA